The genomic interval CTGTTTATATCAGACCTACCCATCTCACAACCCCAAAACAAGACAAAAACCCACCAACTGCCTTTAAGAACCCCCCCTCTTACACAAAAATAGGACCTCCttacacatatatattattcttctatATGCCTCTCACATATCTTTCTTTCCCAACCACATGCAAATTGAGAAAACCAAACCCTTAATTCAATAATGGGAAAAAAGCCACACCCTCTCCTTCCAGATCATTAAATCCATCTTCATTCTTTAGCTTACAAGGGAATTTAAATGTTGGGTATGGCCTACGGTTTTCACTATGTATTTGTGTTCATTTGAAAGCTACGTTTTAAGTCAAAAGGGTGTTCCATCAAATTGCTATTTAAGGTCAGTATCACAAAGAAGTTCCCAGAAGCTCTCCTTGTGTCCTGCAGCAATTTGTCACAAACTTCACTACCTAGGGTTAGAGTTTATAGGGGAACTGGAATTAACTCATTCTCTACAATTCATGAGACTTTACACTCTTGGTATGCTTGGTAGATAAGCGAGCCTCTCAAGAATACTTGCCAAAGTTCCATTTCATACCGTATGTATGAAAAAAGAGAGACATTTTGTAAGAGTTCTAGAATCATTTTTTGTCAATATATATACTAAGAATTTCTGTATGATAACATCAATTTCTTTgagttaatattattatactgTATTCACTTTTTGTAATATCTGTATCTGGaaagaatattataatttacGAATCCTGACTGAATGATATATACATTCAAAAGTGTATAGGTACGTGTATACCAAATATTCTCACACATACACGGAAGAAGAAACCAAAAACTTGCGTAGTTAGCGCCTGTGAGTTTGTGAGAGTTGATAATATTCTCTCTTAgattattaaaatgcaaaagcATATTGTGATAGGGAGTATTTTATGGGGGAGTAGGTGGCAAATTTGGAGGGATTTAGAAGAAAAGGTGGATAGAAAAAGGTGTGAGAGAGAAGGGAAGCAAATGGATTTGTGTGTAACAGATCTGAGGTGATGAGAATAATACAAAGGAAAAGGGAATCAATGTTGGGATGTATCTGACTTTATGCGGCTGTGAAAAGCTCAATCAGTGTGTTTTCAAAGGTTAATTTAGTTGTTTGTCTGATGGAATGTCAGTGAGGTAACGAATAGGGAAAAAGGGTTCACATTATTCCATGCACTTCTTATGCGCTTTCAGTTCCTTCACCCCTTAAACCCCACACAAATAATGCCCTAATCTCACAACTACACTACTTTAACAGTTTTTACACACAGtacattctctctctctctctctctatcaaTGATTCCATGCCTAACCTATCAGAGATATGGGAATTTGAAATTCATGTATTCAAGTAAGTTGTCCACATGCAGAATACTGAACTACACCAGAAGGATTGGTTTTGTTCCATTATTATTAAAGGACCTGTTTATATTGGTTTTCTTCATTGACAAAAGAACTCTTTTGTGGAGAAACTGGATATGGCTCATGTAAGAATTCCTCTAGCCATAAAGATAATTTGAATTGTGTTTGTTGGATGAAACTAGAGATTAACATGTTTTTTGGTGTTAGAAGTATGCAGACAGCTAAATGTTTGTCTTTATATGAAAACTTTCAGAAGATGATAGTAAAAATGGATGGAACCATATCAAAATTACAAAGTCATTTGATCTgcatttattaaaaacaatccACCGTGTGGCCTCTATCTACAAAAAGGAAGATTACAAGGCTGTCAATATAATTGCAGCATTCTTATCTTGATTGACACATTGCAGATGTGTATATTTAGAGGCCCTCAGGAGATCCAATCAAGCATGATGAAAAGCTTCCTTAATATTGTGAAGTGTTAAAAGAAGTGAAATCAAACTAGGATGAACATAAAAAGAGAATAGATTTATATATTCATTAACAGTGGGGTGGTTTTCTGTTTATGCTACTTGCTATACCTTGGACCTGTTACCAAGCCTTAACTCCAGATCTAGCTCTTCCACTGAGCTAGGGCTAAATTCAAGCATCTTTGTCTGCACATGATGTCTGTCAACTGAGCTTGACTTTGGTGAAAATGGTGATGAGGAAGCATCTGTTTTCCTCTTCTTGTAACTGATATGATCTGCCTCTTTAGTACTCTCAAACTGCAAAGATGGGTGAGTGCTACACACAACTGAATTTAAGATCATATCCCCATCAATATCATCAGTATCGCCCTTGTTACCCCTACATCTAGAATCCATTATTCCCTTGGAGGGTTTCTTGGTATCAGCTTGAGGATGGAACTTACATGAATATAATCTATGATCTTCAGCTAAACTTGGCCATGATTCGGAAGAGTTACTGATAGGAGAAATCTTGTGGAGAACACTGGAATCATAAAATGGAATCATGGTTTCATCTCTGGAGTTACCACTATTAACTGATGCAGCCAATAAGGCCTTCGAATGTGAGGGTGAAGAAGGTGAAGCAACAAAATCATGATAAGAATTAGGTTTAGTTTTTCTATAAGGCAATCCACAAACAGGAGACGGGTATAGGTAATCATccaaagaagaagcaaaaggaCTTTGAACTGGCATATGGAGTTGAGTTTGAAGGTCATGACATAGAATTTCATTGTGGGGGCTTGAGGGTTGTTGCTTTAGTCTTGCTCTATCCCTTCTATGAACATTCATGTGGCCACCTAGAGCCTGTGCTGACCTAAACTCTCTTCTGCAGAAGCTACAAGAGTATGATCTTGGAGGCCACACACAGCCACCAAGAGAATTAGCAGCATCTTCTGCAAAAGCCTGTTCTTCCCATGAGTCACCACAGGAAGGGTTGGTTGGTGAACTAAGACTAGAGCTCAAAGAGTACTTTCTCTTAGTCCAACATTGACCCTGTTCCATTGGAACACAAACCACAAACTATCACCCAAAACCCTTAGGAAAAGAACAATatggagaagagaaagaggtgGATATGTAAATGGATGAAGAGGATTATGCAGGTAACCCCATATTTAAGCAAGGAATTGAGAGTCACATGAGTCTATACTATCTTTGGATCTTAGATAGGGATTGCTTGAAGGAGGTTTTTGTGTGGAAGATGAAGTGGTGGGTACTCTAACCTTTTTGGTGTGCTGTTTTGTGTTTGGTTTTTCAAAGGAGTCAAAGAAGAGACACCAGAATGAATATTAGTGCTCACAAGTTCCCTTATTTCTGCATTTTCTTTGCGAGGAGAAGCAAAGTAGCAGCAGCCATGAGTTTGAAAGTTACCGACGTGGGACCTCCAATGTGTTACATAACATGAGATGCGATGGAGTGACCACTGTAGTACTGACTTAACTCAAAAAATCTGACTGCAATCTCCTCAGAGAGATCCACCACTGTgttgtctttttttaatattacttgcTTTTCATTGCACAGaacacttaatatatatataaggtttaCATCTTTacaatttcttaataaaatactaataataaattttatcataatcgTAACCTTccataaaatacataatttttaccATGTGATTGTAATTAATCCCATTTTATGATTCACACATCAAATAtcctttttttatatcaattggaTCTTTTAAATCTTATATAGATGAAAACTCTATTACAAGATAACTTAATAAAACTAGTATATACTCCATCCATCCtcattcaaagtaaaaaaaaaaaaatttcatattaatggAGTATAATTTATCCAAATATCCTATACTATATAAACCAGTTACAAGCTTGACTTCTTGAAACATTGAATTTAATTTCGGTCTCGAGAAATTTGGGTAAAAATatgtaagtttttcttttctaatctTACAAGTTTCATGCACTTGAGGTCAGgttatttattcactttttttttttatggactGAAGTAAtctattttcatatttcttgagtttacattttttatattaatttaaattatattttttataatataaaacaaataatgacTAAAACCTAATAGGGGTAAATTGGTTAAAACaaagttcttaaattttttttatataagtagCTAAAactttgataattaatattagaaaTCAATTTAGATTCTACTTGTTACATTCAATTTAGTAAGATTTCCATTACTAATTTAAAGTATTTCACACTTGATAAGAAAACATAAGttaatatagatatataaaatgtatttactaATCCTTAATgagaaaaacataataaaactttttaaaaatgaataatattttataggatttgta from Vigna radiata var. radiata cultivar VC1973A chromosome 9, Vradiata_ver6, whole genome shotgun sequence carries:
- the LOC106773809 gene encoding zinc finger protein 10 codes for the protein MEQGQCWTKRKYSLSSSLSSPTNPSCGDSWEEQAFAEDAANSLGGCVWPPRSYSCSFCRREFRSAQALGGHMNVHRRDRARLKQQPSSPHNEILCHDLQTQLHMPVQSPFASSLDDYLYPSPVCGLPYRKTKPNSYHDFVASPSSPSHSKALLAASVNSGNSRDETMIPFYDSSVLHKISPISNSSESWPSLAEDHRLYSCKFHPQADTKKPSKGIMDSRCRGNKGDTDDIDGDMILNSVVCSTHPSLQFESTKEADHISYKKRKTDASSSPFSPKSSSVDRHHVQTKMLEFSPSSVEELDLELRLGNRSKV